Within the Enterococcus hirae ATCC 9790 genome, the region AAAAACATACCAAAAATAATAACTGTACAAAAAAGATCGTTTCAGAACACTTAACATTTACAAATAAATACAGGAAAAACTTTGCGTTACTTAATGTTGTATAGTATTATAAGAGTAAAGAGGTGGTATATATGCTCATTACAAAATCTAGATTACAAGGTAGTTCTGTAGTAATTACACTACCGTCTGATAATGGTAAAAAACCTTCAGAAAATCAAGAATATATTGTTGTCTACTCTGAAGATGGGACAATCACATTAGTTCCTAAAATCGAAGATCCATTTAGTGCTGGACAAGAAGCTGAGTATTACGAAAAAGATGAATGGAAAGACTTAACTCCTGAAGGGAGAGAAATTTTATAGTGCCTAAA harbors:
- the mazE gene encoding type II toxin-antitoxin system PemI/MazE family antitoxin, whose amino-acid sequence is MLITKSRLQGSSVVITLPSDNGKKPSENQEYIVVYSEDGTITLVPKIEDPFSAGQEAEYYEKDEWKDLTPEGREIL